The proteins below are encoded in one region of Pomacea canaliculata isolate SZHN2017 linkage group LG7, ASM307304v1, whole genome shotgun sequence:
- the LOC112568533 gene encoding mucin-5AC-like isoform X2, producing the protein MSVGRCLLVVVLAQVCAGELQKPYHDCPRYVAEGATLSCTCSVADTGSQVTSLLWVGMSSTSRLTVANVTRRNNGTVYTCRLTQGGQTSETSYTLQVAYGPFDNLTSIVQSPSPLLTNGSMSLNFTCICTEVNPEPLYSWTVTCVNPVQGSNVCVYVPKVPNEDGIRVGCSVMSQFFDGLTLPKTAYSLTNMSLQYPPAIAPNISVSTGQSLATGDNLTCTVTGGKPVVSRVTFSCYNLSVTVQSDIIITDSVDVVQQSSVSSPLTVPSSGSSSVRCICTAEWTPQPDLYRLSTSVDLQLLYPPTTAPVIAGYTQGQAMVYGDTLSCTVYGGKPIVSRVTFSCFNSADLSHTNDVISDQNDTVGASSVSSPLSIPRAVTFNITCTCRAVWMPRPELYAQSSSVTIPIQYPPSAEPVISGYTPSQALAPQSTLVCTVSGGQPLVSEVIFSCFNVTDLTRSTPILVDQTDSTNASSVSSSLTVPLLLLSQIVCSCRAVWLPRRDMYTQNTTATVALQYPPSTSPVISGYTPGETKIAGDNLNCTVSGGVPLVTKVNFSCFNASDTSLVTPVVVDQLDTVSGSAVSSQVTIPGSGTSSVSCVCSAVWSPVLQAYTATANVTVPVQYPPSQDPVISGYTDGQTLKPGDSISCSVAGGNPLVSQVIFSCYNLSDVTYVSPVVTDQQDNKTLTAVTSSVTVPFAGLTDVRCVCSATWSPRPSLYTRNTGVSIALQYPPYAAPVISGYRAGREVVTGDSLVCTVSGGKPLVSNVTLTCSSVTTPSVVLISDGPDTTGVTNVTSSVTIPASVTSDVTCVCTAVWAPQPGYYLLLDSVNLTVKYPPSQDPVIAGYTPGQTLTSGDRLNCSVAGGNPLVSQVIFSCPNILPDQPDTSQSAAVFSSLTIPSTAMTDAVCTCRAEWSPKPQLYTRNTSIVISTNYPPSMPPAITGYGAGYTVVTGDNLTCSVNGGRPLVSRVFFSCFSVSDVINDQPDVTLSTSVTSSVTIPTQNTNVLTCACRADWSPRLEAYPWNTTVNIQVLYPPSSSPVISGYTEGQPMNTGGTLSCAVTGGSPLVSSVIFQCVDSTNPGRVVFSDQADTVVQPTVYSQLTVSDTTVYAVTCSCRAVWTPKEALYSLTKSAQVILQNPPSSAPVISGYTPGQQIVVGSILTCTVTGGNPLVSQVVFTCYSPANIAVMADEPDTFGQTSVSSRVTFPETDFFNVTCVCSAVWSPRPETYSLTSSINIQLQYIPPYPPQISGYRQGDELSPGNTLLCSVIGGNPLVSAVTFSCFNSNDTAQSVTIIPDQHDTVTNSSVSSPLTIIDTSSSSLRCTCSATWSPRPLWYLTTAIITFNVRSKAKILSFTINNVSGNVTLNETDKRTATLSCLVQGRPQPTITLYKTGYASISSISTTGSAGSADITNVQCENMGDYSCRAENGFPEIAQQTVKLIVNCAPRRADSYSSVIQTLTSSGLTFNLLSNPKPDTFSYAYLGSSGSDKATTGSYSALFNASCSKATVLDPLVTCQVNATGQPVTTGGVYSLHVANAYGSFEFLFRAEQQAAITEDSNNRSDTLAAAIAGGVVAAVVLIFVIVILTVFFCMGRKHKKMHISSRSRLTDDSRRNEAFLNRHHYPDGFYDFTNSVYIADGGMVETRPPNDSLYSRGSHPAHGSVSSKRSAPANGSVSSKRGLLVNGSVSSKRSLPANGSVSSKQSLPANGSVSSKKTTPTMSSEFFEYKDIAGFRKSESKALQESGYSTLSGASGQERASSSRPPSIADDSDKRSIASTTNGKVRFILPSEKESSEEPLYASVNKKPNAGPTSQNAVTSGTSTSKTEPVTSSNNGGKGSAGQNNSANSFTSNRDSAKRQRLHGSIIKVDQPAVKKSNLKQSGNPR; encoded by the exons ATGTCGGTCGGGAGGTGTTTACTTGTTGTGGTTCTGGCACAAGTATGCGCAG GTGAACTCCAGAAACCGTACCATGATTGTCCGCGTTACGTAGCCGAGGGCGCTACTCTCAGCTGCACGTGCTCTGTGGCAGACACTGGATCTCAGGTGACGTCGTTACTGTGGGTCGGGATGTCGAGTACGTCACGACTGACCGTTGCCAACGTGACACGCAGAAACAACGGAACGGTTTACACGTGTAGGCTGACACAGGGTGGTCAAACATCCGAAACCAGCTACACACTACAAGTAGCTT ACGGTCCGTTCGATAACTTGACTTCCATTGTTCAGTCACCGTCTCCACTACTTACTAACGGGTCCATGTCCTTAAACTTTACCTGCATCTGCACTGAAGTCAACCCTGAGCCTTTGTACAGTTGGACCGTTACATGTGTGAATCCAGTCCAGGGAAGCAATGTTTGTGTCTACGTCCCTAAGGTCCCGAATGAGGACGGCATACGCGTGGGCTGCTCTGTCATGTCGCAGTTTTTTGACGGCTTGACACTTCCCAAAACAGCTTATAGTCTTACGAACATGAGCTTGCAAT ATCCACCAGCAATAGCCCCGAATATATCAGTGAGCACTGGACAATCACTTGCCACGGGAGACAACTTGACTTGCACTGTTACTGGCGGTAAGCCCGTCGTGTCGCGAGTGACTTTCTCTTGCTACAACTTGAGTGTCACCGTCCAGTCCGACATCATCATCACGGACAGCGTGGATGTCGTGCAGCAGTCGTCTGTGTCCAGTCCACTGACCGTCCCGTCTTCTGGATCATCCAGTGTCCGGTGCATCTGTACTGCAGAGTGGACACCGCAGCCTGACTTGTACAGACTGTCAACAAGTGTCGACCTGCAGCTTTTGT ATCCACCCACTACTGCCCCAGTAATAGCAGGCTACACACAGGGTCAGGCCATGGTGTATGGCGACACGCTCTCCTGCACTGTCTACGGAGGAAAACCAATTGTCTCACGAGTTACTTTCTCCTGCTTCAACTCTGCGGACCTCTCCCACACCAATGACGTCATTTCCGATCAAAACGACACGGTGGGCGCCTCGTCTGTGTCCAGTCCTCTGTCCATACCCCGGGCCGTGACCTTTAACATCACGTGTACCTGTCGGGCTGTGTGGATGCCCAGACCTGAGCTATACGCACAATCTTCCAGCGTAACTATTCCTATACAAT ATCCACCATCTGCTGAACCCGTCATCTCCGGTTACACACCCAGCCAGGCTTTGGCCCCACAAAGTACCCTGGTCTGCACCGTGTCAGGCGGTCAGCCCCTGGTGTCAGAAGTTATCTTCTCTTGCTTTAACGTCACCGACCTGACTCGGTCTACCCCGATTCTTGTTGACCAGACAGACTCCACGAATGCATCATCGGTGTCCAGTTCTTTGACCGTGcccttgttgttgctgtcacagATAGTTTGCTCATGTCGGGCAGTCTGGCTCCCACGCCGCGACATGTACACCCAAAACACTACCGCCACGGTAGCACTGCAGT ATCCACCCAGCACCAGTCCCGTCATTTCGGGCTACACCCCAGGGGAGACAAAGATTGCGGGAGACAACCTCAACTGCACAGTGTCAGGCGGAGTGCCTCTAGTGACAAAAGTGAACTTCTCTTGTTTCAACGCCTCTGACACGTCACTAGTGACGCCGGTTGTTGTTGACCAGTTGGACACAGTCTCGGGGTCAGCGGTGTCCAGTCAAGTGACGATCCCGGGGTCTGGTACGTCCAGCGTGAGCTGTGTTTGCAGTGCTGTGTGGTCCCCAGTGCTTCAGGCGTACACGGCAACAGCCAACGTCACTGTACCCGTCCAGT acCCTCCCAGTCAAGATCCTGTCATATCCGGTTACACGGACGGACAGACGCTCAAGCCCGGAGACTCAATATCCTGTAGTGTTGCTGGAGGTAACCCGCTCGTCTCCCAAGTTATCTTCTCCTGCTATAACTTGTCGGATGTGACGTACGTGAGTCCCGTGGTGACGGACCAGCAGGACAACAAGACGCTGACCGCAGTGACCAGCTCCGTGACGGTCCCCTTTGCCGGGCTGACTGACGTCAGGTGTGTCTGCAGCGCCACCTGGTCACCCAGACCATCGTTGTACACGAGGAACACAGGGGTCAGCATCGCCCTGCAGT ATCCTCCATATGCGGCACCTGTGATATCAGGCTACAGAGCCGGGCGTGAGGTTGTCACAGGGGACAGCCTTGTGTGCACCGTGTCGGGGGGAAAACCCCTAGTCTCCAACGTCACCTTGACCTGCTCCAGTGTCACGACGCCCTCTGTGGTGCTGATCAGTGACGGGCCGGACACCACAGGAGTCACGAATGTCACCAGCTCTGTGACGATTCCAGCATCAGTGACGTCAGATGTGACGTGCGTGTGTACAGCTGTGTGGGCGCCGCAACCTGGGTACTACCTGCTGCTCGACTCTGTCAACCTCACCGTCAAAT ACCCTCCCAGTCAGGATCCTGTCATAGCCGGGTATACCCCAGGACAGACCCTGACCTCCGGTGACCGCCTCAATTGTAGTGTTGCGGGTGGCAACCCTCTGGTCTCTCAGGTTATCTTTTCGTGTCCTAACATCCTACCTGACCAACCAGACACGTCACAGTCCGCTGCAGTCTTCAGCTCGCTGACCATTCCATCGACAGCCATGACAGACGCTGTGTGCACGTGTCGTGCTGAGTGGAGTCCTAAACCACAGCTGTACACGAGAAATACAAGCATAGTCATCAGCACTAATT ATCCTCCCAGCATGCCTCCCGCAATAACCGGCTACGGAGCAGGCTACACCGTAGTAACGGGAGACAACCTGACATGCAGTGTCAATGGCGGCAGGCCCTTAGTCTCAagagttttcttttcctgctttAGTGTCAGTGATGTCATCAACGACCAGCCAGACGTCACACTTTCTACGTCAGTCACAAGTTCCGTCACCATTCCTACgcaaaatacaaatgttttgaCGTGCGCGTGTCGTGCTGACTGGTCCCCGAGGCTGGAGGCTTACCCCTGGAATACTACAGTCAACATACAAGTCTTAT ATCCTCCCAGCAGCTCGCCAGTGATATCAGGCTACACGGAGGGTCAGCCGATGAACACGGGAGGGACCCTGTCTTGTGCTGTCACCGGCGGAAGTCCCCTCGTCTCCAGTGTTATCTTCCAGTGCGTCGACTCGACTAACCCAGGGAGAGTGGTGTTCTCAGACCAGGCGGACACTGTGGTGCAGCCCACGGTGTACAGTCAGCTGACCGTCTCGGACACAACTGTGTACGCAGTCACCTGCTCGTGCCGGGCGGTGTGGACACCCAAGGAGGCTCTTTATTCTCTGACAAAATCTGCTCAGGTGATCTTGCAAA ATCCCCCATCGAGTGCACCTGTGATATCCGGGTACACCCCAGGCCAGCAGATTGTTGTTGGCAGCATCCTCACCTGCACCGTCACGGGAGGTAATCCACTCGTGTCACAAGTTGTCTTTACCTGCTACAGTCCTGCCAACATTGCTGTCATGGCAGATGAACCTGACACTTTTGGGCAGACCTCAGTGTCCAGCAGAGTTACCTTCCCTGAGACAGACTTCTTtaatgtcacgtgtgtgtgtagcgCCGTCTGGTCCCCGAGACCAGAAACATACAGTCTGACCTCCAGCATCAATATTCAGCTGCAGT ATATCCCGCCATACCCTCCGCAAATCTCTGGCTACAGACAAGGGGATGAACTCTCACCGGGAAACACTCTCCTTTGCTCCGTCATCGGTGGGAATCCCCTGGTTTCCGCGGTGACCTTCTCTTGTTTTAATTCAAACGACACTGCTCAGTCCGTTACAATCATCCCAGATCAGCACGACACCGTGACAAACTCATCAGTGTCCAGCCCTCTGACCATCATCGACACCTCATCGTCTTCCTTGAGATGTACCTGCAGCGCCACCTGGTCTCCACGACCCCTCTGGTACCTCACGACTGCGATCATCACGTTCAACGTCAGGT CCAAAGCGAAAATATTGTCGTTCACCATCAACAACGTGTCAGGAAATGTAACTCTGAACGAAACGGACAAAAGAACGGCGACTCTGTCTTGCCTTGTTCAAGGCCGACCCCAGCCCACCATCACACTCTACAAGACAGGATACGCCAGCATCTCGTCCATCTCCACTACGGGGTCAGCGGGGTCAGCCGACATCACTAACGTCCAATGCGAGAACATGGGAGATTACTCTTGTAGGGCCGAAAACGGATTTCCTGAAATTGCTCAACAGACAGTAAAACTGATCGTCAACT GTGCCCCCCGACGTGCAGACAGCTACTCCTCTGTCATCCAAACTCTCACAAGCAGCGGCCTCACCTTCAACCTTTTGTCCAACCCAAAGCCGGACACCTTCTCGTACGCTTATCTCGGAAGCAGCGGAAGTGACAAGGCGACTACGGGAAGTTACTCCGCGCTCTTCAATGCTTCTTGCAGCAAGGCTACCGTGCTTGACCCGCTGGTCACGTGTCAGGTCAACGCTACAGGACAACCTGTGACCACCGGCGGCGTGTACAGTCTCCACGTGGCCAACGCCTATGGATCCTTTGAATTTTTGTTCCGCGCAGAGCAGCAAG CTGCCATAACGGAGGATTCTAATAATAGAAGTGACACTCTTGCTGCTGCCATCGCCGGTGGTGTCGTTGCTGCGGTTGTCCTAATCTTCGTTATTGTCATCCTcactgtgtttttctgtatggGCAGAAAGCACAAAAAGA tGCACATATCGTCCCGCTCACGACTAACCGACG ATTCAAGACGCAATGAGGCTTTCCTCAATCGTCATCATTATCCTGATG GTTTTTACGACTTCACAAACAGCGTCTACATTGCTGACGGCGGCATGGTAGAAACCCGGCCACCAAACGATTCCCTCTATTCCAGAGGATCACATCCAGCACACGGCTCTGTTTCCTCCAAGCGGTCTGCTCCAGCGAACGGTTCCGTGTCCTCCAAACGGGGCCTCCTAGTCAATGGTTCCGTGTCCTCCAAACGGTCCCTCCCAGCCAACGGCTCCGTCTCCTCAAAACAGTCCCTCCCAGCCAACGGTTCTGTCTCGTCCAAAAAGACCACACCTACGATGAGCAGCGAGTTCTTCGAGTACAAGGACATCGCCGGTTTCCGCAAAAGCGAATCAAAGGCCTTGCAGGAGTCAGGATATTCCACACTAAGCGGCGCTTCCGGCCAAGAACGAGCATCCAGCTCCAGACCACCAAGCATCGCCGATGACTCTGACAAGCGTAGCATCGCCTCGACAACGAACGGCAAAGTCCGATTCATCCTTCCCAGCGAGAAAGAGTCCTCCGAAGAACCTCTGTACGCCTCGGTCAACAAGAAACCTAATGCAGGACCGACCTCGCAGAATGCGGTGACTTCCGGGACCAGCACGAGCAAGACGGagccagtgacgtcatcgaATAATGGCGGCAAGGGTAGTGCTGGTCAGAACAACTCTGCTAACAGTTTCACTTCCAATAGAGACTCGGCCAAGAGGCAGAGACTGCACGGGTCCATCATCAAAGTGGACCAGCCTGCTGTGAAAAAGAGCAACCTGAAGCAATCAGGTAATCCTCGTTGA
- the LOC112568533 gene encoding mucin-5AC-like isoform X6 → MSVGRCLLVVVLAQVCAGELQKPYHDCPRYVAEGATLSCTCSVADTGSQVTSLLWVGMSSTSRLTVANVTRRNNGTVYTCRLTQGGQTSETSYTLQVAYGPFDNLTSIVQSPSPLLTNGSMSLNFTCICTEVNPEPLYSWTVTCVNPVQGSNVCVYVPKVPNEDGIRVGCSVMSQFFDGLTLPKTAYSLTNMSLQYPPAIAPNISVSTGQSLATGDNLTCTVTGGKPVVSRVTFSCYNLSVTVQSDIIITDSVDVVQQSSVSSPLTVPSSGSSSVRCICTAEWTPQPDLYRLSTSVDLQLLYPPTTAPVIAGYTQGQAMVYGDTLSCTVYGGKPIVSRVTFSCFNSADLSHTNDVISDQNDTVGASSVSSPLSIPRAVTFNITCTCRAVWMPRPELYAQSSSVTIPIQYPPSAEPVISGYTPSQALAPQSTLVCTVSGGQPLVSEVIFSCFNVTDLTRSTPILVDQTDSTNASSVSSSLTVPLLLLSQIVCSCRAVWLPRRDMYTQNTTATVALQYPPSTSPVISGYTPGETKIAGDNLNCTVSGGVPLVTKVNFSCFNASDTSLVTPVVVDQLDTVSGSAVSSQVTIPGSGTSSVSCVCSAVWSPVLQAYTATANVTVPVQYPPSQDPVISGYTDGQTLKPGDSISCSVAGGNPLVSQVIFSCYNLSDVTYVSPVVTDQQDNKTLTAVTSSVTVPFAGLTDVRCVCSATWSPRPSLYTRNTGVSIALQYPPYAAPVISGYRAGREVVTGDSLVCTVSGGKPLVSNVTLTCSSVTTPSVVLISDGPDTTGVTNVTSSVTIPASVTSDVTCVCTAVWAPQPGYYLLLDSVNLTVKYPPSMPPAITGYGAGYTVVTGDNLTCSVNGGRPLVSRVFFSCFSVSDVINDQPDVTLSTSVTSSVTIPTQNTNVLTCACRADWSPRLEAYPWNTTVNIQVLYPPSSSPVISGYTEGQPMNTGGTLSCAVTGGSPLVSSVIFQCVDSTNPGRVVFSDQADTVVQPTVYSQLTVSDTTVYAVTCSCRAVWTPKEALYSLTKSAQVILQNPPSSAPVISGYTPGQQIVVGSILTCTVTGGNPLVSQVVFTCYSPANIAVMADEPDTFGQTSVSSRVTFPETDFFNVTCVCSAVWSPRPETYSLTSSINIQLQYIPPYPPQISGYRQGDELSPGNTLLCSVIGGNPLVSAVTFSCFNSNDTAQSVTIIPDQHDTVTNSSVSSPLTIIDTSSSSLRCTCSATWSPRPLWYLTTAIITFNVRSKAKILSFTINNVSGNVTLNETDKRTATLSCLVQGRPQPTITLYKTGYASISSISTTGSAGSADITNVQCENMGDYSCRAENGFPEIAQQTVKLIVNCAPRRADSYSSVIQTLTSSGLTFNLLSNPKPDTFSYAYLGSSGSDKATTGSYSALFNASCSKATVLDPLVTCQVNATGQPVTTGGVYSLHVANAYGSFEFLFRAEQQAAITEDSNNRSDTLAAAIAGGVVAAVVLIFVIVILTVFFCMGRKHKKMHISSRSRLTDDSRRNEAFLNRHHYPDASSGFYDFTNSVYIADGGMVETRPPNDSLYSRGSHPAHGSVSSKRSAPANGSVSSKRGLLVNGSVSSKRSLPANGSVSSKQSLPANGSVSSKKTTPTMSSEFFEYKDIAGFRKSESKALQESGYSTLSGASGQERASSSRPPSIADDSDKRSIASTTNGKVRFILPSEKESSEEPLYASVNKKPNAGPTSQNAVTSGTSTSKTEPVTSSNNGGKGSAGQNNSANSFTSNRDSAKRQRLHGSIIKVDQPAVKKSNLKQSGNPR, encoded by the exons ATGTCGGTCGGGAGGTGTTTACTTGTTGTGGTTCTGGCACAAGTATGCGCAG GTGAACTCCAGAAACCGTACCATGATTGTCCGCGTTACGTAGCCGAGGGCGCTACTCTCAGCTGCACGTGCTCTGTGGCAGACACTGGATCTCAGGTGACGTCGTTACTGTGGGTCGGGATGTCGAGTACGTCACGACTGACCGTTGCCAACGTGACACGCAGAAACAACGGAACGGTTTACACGTGTAGGCTGACACAGGGTGGTCAAACATCCGAAACCAGCTACACACTACAAGTAGCTT ACGGTCCGTTCGATAACTTGACTTCCATTGTTCAGTCACCGTCTCCACTACTTACTAACGGGTCCATGTCCTTAAACTTTACCTGCATCTGCACTGAAGTCAACCCTGAGCCTTTGTACAGTTGGACCGTTACATGTGTGAATCCAGTCCAGGGAAGCAATGTTTGTGTCTACGTCCCTAAGGTCCCGAATGAGGACGGCATACGCGTGGGCTGCTCTGTCATGTCGCAGTTTTTTGACGGCTTGACACTTCCCAAAACAGCTTATAGTCTTACGAACATGAGCTTGCAAT ATCCACCAGCAATAGCCCCGAATATATCAGTGAGCACTGGACAATCACTTGCCACGGGAGACAACTTGACTTGCACTGTTACTGGCGGTAAGCCCGTCGTGTCGCGAGTGACTTTCTCTTGCTACAACTTGAGTGTCACCGTCCAGTCCGACATCATCATCACGGACAGCGTGGATGTCGTGCAGCAGTCGTCTGTGTCCAGTCCACTGACCGTCCCGTCTTCTGGATCATCCAGTGTCCGGTGCATCTGTACTGCAGAGTGGACACCGCAGCCTGACTTGTACAGACTGTCAACAAGTGTCGACCTGCAGCTTTTGT ATCCACCCACTACTGCCCCAGTAATAGCAGGCTACACACAGGGTCAGGCCATGGTGTATGGCGACACGCTCTCCTGCACTGTCTACGGAGGAAAACCAATTGTCTCACGAGTTACTTTCTCCTGCTTCAACTCTGCGGACCTCTCCCACACCAATGACGTCATTTCCGATCAAAACGACACGGTGGGCGCCTCGTCTGTGTCCAGTCCTCTGTCCATACCCCGGGCCGTGACCTTTAACATCACGTGTACCTGTCGGGCTGTGTGGATGCCCAGACCTGAGCTATACGCACAATCTTCCAGCGTAACTATTCCTATACAAT ATCCACCATCTGCTGAACCCGTCATCTCCGGTTACACACCCAGCCAGGCTTTGGCCCCACAAAGTACCCTGGTCTGCACCGTGTCAGGCGGTCAGCCCCTGGTGTCAGAAGTTATCTTCTCTTGCTTTAACGTCACCGACCTGACTCGGTCTACCCCGATTCTTGTTGACCAGACAGACTCCACGAATGCATCATCGGTGTCCAGTTCTTTGACCGTGcccttgttgttgctgtcacagATAGTTTGCTCATGTCGGGCAGTCTGGCTCCCACGCCGCGACATGTACACCCAAAACACTACCGCCACGGTAGCACTGCAGT ATCCACCCAGCACCAGTCCCGTCATTTCGGGCTACACCCCAGGGGAGACAAAGATTGCGGGAGACAACCTCAACTGCACAGTGTCAGGCGGAGTGCCTCTAGTGACAAAAGTGAACTTCTCTTGTTTCAACGCCTCTGACACGTCACTAGTGACGCCGGTTGTTGTTGACCAGTTGGACACAGTCTCGGGGTCAGCGGTGTCCAGTCAAGTGACGATCCCGGGGTCTGGTACGTCCAGCGTGAGCTGTGTTTGCAGTGCTGTGTGGTCCCCAGTGCTTCAGGCGTACACGGCAACAGCCAACGTCACTGTACCCGTCCAGT acCCTCCCAGTCAAGATCCTGTCATATCCGGTTACACGGACGGACAGACGCTCAAGCCCGGAGACTCAATATCCTGTAGTGTTGCTGGAGGTAACCCGCTCGTCTCCCAAGTTATCTTCTCCTGCTATAACTTGTCGGATGTGACGTACGTGAGTCCCGTGGTGACGGACCAGCAGGACAACAAGACGCTGACCGCAGTGACCAGCTCCGTGACGGTCCCCTTTGCCGGGCTGACTGACGTCAGGTGTGTCTGCAGCGCCACCTGGTCACCCAGACCATCGTTGTACACGAGGAACACAGGGGTCAGCATCGCCCTGCAGT ATCCTCCATATGCGGCACCTGTGATATCAGGCTACAGAGCCGGGCGTGAGGTTGTCACAGGGGACAGCCTTGTGTGCACCGTGTCGGGGGGAAAACCCCTAGTCTCCAACGTCACCTTGACCTGCTCCAGTGTCACGACGCCCTCTGTGGTGCTGATCAGTGACGGGCCGGACACCACAGGAGTCACGAATGTCACCAGCTCTGTGACGATTCCAGCATCAGTGACGTCAGATGTGACGTGCGTGTGTACAGCTGTGTGGGCGCCGCAACCTGGGTACTACCTGCTGCTCGACTCTGTCAACCTCACCGTCAAAT ATCCTCCCAGCATGCCTCCCGCAATAACCGGCTACGGAGCAGGCTACACCGTAGTAACGGGAGACAACCTGACATGCAGTGTCAATGGCGGCAGGCCCTTAGTCTCAagagttttcttttcctgctttAGTGTCAGTGATGTCATCAACGACCAGCCAGACGTCACACTTTCTACGTCAGTCACAAGTTCCGTCACCATTCCTACgcaaaatacaaatgttttgaCGTGCGCGTGTCGTGCTGACTGGTCCCCGAGGCTGGAGGCTTACCCCTGGAATACTACAGTCAACATACAAGTCTTAT ATCCTCCCAGCAGCTCGCCAGTGATATCAGGCTACACGGAGGGTCAGCCGATGAACACGGGAGGGACCCTGTCTTGTGCTGTCACCGGCGGAAGTCCCCTCGTCTCCAGTGTTATCTTCCAGTGCGTCGACTCGACTAACCCAGGGAGAGTGGTGTTCTCAGACCAGGCGGACACTGTGGTGCAGCCCACGGTGTACAGTCAGCTGACCGTCTCGGACACAACTGTGTACGCAGTCACCTGCTCGTGCCGGGCGGTGTGGACACCCAAGGAGGCTCTTTATTCTCTGACAAAATCTGCTCAGGTGATCTTGCAAA ATCCCCCATCGAGTGCACCTGTGATATCCGGGTACACCCCAGGCCAGCAGATTGTTGTTGGCAGCATCCTCACCTGCACCGTCACGGGAGGTAATCCACTCGTGTCACAAGTTGTCTTTACCTGCTACAGTCCTGCCAACATTGCTGTCATGGCAGATGAACCTGACACTTTTGGGCAGACCTCAGTGTCCAGCAGAGTTACCTTCCCTGAGACAGACTTCTTtaatgtcacgtgtgtgtgtagcgCCGTCTGGTCCCCGAGACCAGAAACATACAGTCTGACCTCCAGCATCAATATTCAGCTGCAGT ATATCCCGCCATACCCTCCGCAAATCTCTGGCTACAGACAAGGGGATGAACTCTCACCGGGAAACACTCTCCTTTGCTCCGTCATCGGTGGGAATCCCCTGGTTTCCGCGGTGACCTTCTCTTGTTTTAATTCAAACGACACTGCTCAGTCCGTTACAATCATCCCAGATCAGCACGACACCGTGACAAACTCATCAGTGTCCAGCCCTCTGACCATCATCGACACCTCATCGTCTTCCTTGAGATGTACCTGCAGCGCCACCTGGTCTCCACGACCCCTCTGGTACCTCACGACTGCGATCATCACGTTCAACGTCAGGT CCAAAGCGAAAATATTGTCGTTCACCATCAACAACGTGTCAGGAAATGTAACTCTGAACGAAACGGACAAAAGAACGGCGACTCTGTCTTGCCTTGTTCAAGGCCGACCCCAGCCCACCATCACACTCTACAAGACAGGATACGCCAGCATCTCGTCCATCTCCACTACGGGGTCAGCGGGGTCAGCCGACATCACTAACGTCCAATGCGAGAACATGGGAGATTACTCTTGTAGGGCCGAAAACGGATTTCCTGAAATTGCTCAACAGACAGTAAAACTGATCGTCAACT GTGCCCCCCGACGTGCAGACAGCTACTCCTCTGTCATCCAAACTCTCACAAGCAGCGGCCTCACCTTCAACCTTTTGTCCAACCCAAAGCCGGACACCTTCTCGTACGCTTATCTCGGAAGCAGCGGAAGTGACAAGGCGACTACGGGAAGTTACTCCGCGCTCTTCAATGCTTCTTGCAGCAAGGCTACCGTGCTTGACCCGCTGGTCACGTGTCAGGTCAACGCTACAGGACAACCTGTGACCACCGGCGGCGTGTACAGTCTCCACGTGGCCAACGCCTATGGATCCTTTGAATTTTTGTTCCGCGCAGAGCAGCAAG CTGCCATAACGGAGGATTCTAATAATAGAAGTGACACTCTTGCTGCTGCCATCGCCGGTGGTGTCGTTGCTGCGGTTGTCCTAATCTTCGTTATTGTCATCCTcactgtgtttttctgtatggGCAGAAAGCACAAAAAGA tGCACATATCGTCCCGCTCACGACTAACCGACG ATTCAAGACGCAATGAGGCTTTCCTCAATCGTCATCATTATCCTGATG CATCTTCAGGTTTTTACGACTTCACAAACAGCGTCTACATTGCTGACGGCGGCATGGTAGAAACCCGGCCACCAAACGATTCCCTCTATTCCAGAGGATCACATCCAGCACACGGCTCTGTTTCCTCCAAGCGGTCTGCTCCAGCGAACGGTTCCGTGTCCTCCAAACGGGGCCTCCTAGTCAATGGTTCCGTGTCCTCCAAACGGTCCCTCCCAGCCAACGGCTCCGTCTCCTCAAAACAGTCCCTCCCAGCCAACGGTTCTGTCTCGTCCAAAAAGACCACACCTACGATGAGCAGCGAGTTCTTCGAGTACAAGGACATCGCCGGTTTCCGCAAAAGCGAATCAAAGGCCTTGCAGGAGTCAGGATATTCCACACTAAGCGGCGCTTCCGGCCAAGAACGAGCATCCAGCTCCAGACCACCAAGCATCGCCGATGACTCTGACAAGCGTAGCATCGCCTCGACAACGAACGGCAAAGTCCGATTCATCCTTCCCAGCGAGAAAGAGTCCTCCGAAGAACCTCTGTACGCCTCGGTCAACAAGAAACCTAATGCAGGACCGACCTCGCAGAATGCGGTGACTTCCGGGACCAGCACGAGCAAGACGGagccagtgacgtcatcgaATAATGGCGGCAAGGGTAGTGCTGGTCAGAACAACTCTGCTAACAGTTTCACTTCCAATAGAGACTCGGCCAAGAGGCAGAGACTGCACGGGTCCATCATCAAAGTGGACCAGCCTGCTGTGAAAAAGAGCAACCTGAAGCAATCAGGTAATCCTCGTTGA